One window from the genome of Eucalyptus grandis isolate ANBG69807.140 chromosome 7, ASM1654582v1, whole genome shotgun sequence encodes:
- the LOC120296034 gene encoding uncharacterized protein LOC120296034: protein MAMAMKFGRAMVLVVIASVMMGASLAYPGWNNNNGYAWPPKQDNGPTEVPPTKVVVGGSENWHFGFDYSTWANKNGPFYVNDTLVFKYDPPSDSNTHPHSVYMFPSFWSYMRCDLKRATMVANVSDGAGDGFEFKLSQKWKFYFFACGESGGFHCSTGKMRFSVVSLPRPWKWHG, encoded by the exons ATGGCAATGGCTATGAAATTTGGAAGAGCGATGGTGCTTGTCGTGATAGCTTCAGTGATGATGGGAGCTTCACTGGCCTATCCAGGGTGGAACAACAACAATGGCTACGCTTGGCCTCCGAAGCAAGACAATGGTCCCACCGAGGTCCCTCCGACGAAGGTTGTCGTTGGAGGGTCCGAGAATTGGCATTTCGGATTCGATTACAGCACCTGGGCTAACAAGAACGGCCCCTTTTACGTCAACGACACTCTTG TGTTCAAGTACGACCCACCAAGCGACAGTAACACGCATCCGCACAGCGTCTACATGTTCCCAAGCTTCTGGAGCTACATGAGGTGTGACCTCAAGAGGGCAACCATGGTGGCCAACGTGTCGGATGGGGCGGGAGACGGCTTCGAGTTCAAATTGAGCCAGAAGTGGAAATTTTACTTCTTTGCATGCGGGGAGAGCGGCGGCTTCCACTGCTCCACGGGGAAGATGCGGTTCTCCGTCGTGTCACTTCCTCGCCCCTGGAAGTGGCACGGCTGA
- the LOC104453229 gene encoding uncharacterized protein LOC104453229: MAMAMKFGRAMVLVVIASVMMGASLAYPGWNNNNGYAWPPKQDNGPTEVPPTKVVVGGSENWHFGFDYSTWANKNGPFYVNDTLVFKYDPPSDSNTHPHSVYMFPSFWSYMRCDLKRATMVANVSDGAGDGFEFTLSQKWKFYFFACGESGGFHCSTGKMRFSVVSLPRPWKWHG, encoded by the exons ATGGCAATGGCTATGAAATTTGGAAGAGCGATGGTGCTTGTCGTGATAGCTTCAGTGATGATGGGAGCTTCACTGGCCTATCCAGGGTGGAACAACAACAATGGCTACGCTTGGCCTCCGAAGCAAGACAATGGTCCCACCGAGGTCCCTCCGACGAAGGTTGTCGTTGGAGGGTCCGAGAATTGGCATTTCGGATTCGATTACAGCACCTGGGCTAACAAGAACGGCCCCTTTTACGTCAACGACACTCTTG TGTTCAAGTACGACCCACCAAGCGACAGTAACACGCATCCGCACAGCGTCTACATGTTCCCAAGCTTCTGGAGCTACATGAGGTGTGACCTCAAGAGGGCAACCATGGTGGCCAACGTGTCGGATGGGGCGGGAGATGGCTTCGAGTTCACATTGAGCCAGAAGTGGAAGTTTTACTTCTTTGCATGCGGGGAGAGCGGCGGCTTCCACTGCTCCACGGGGAAGATGCGGTTCTCCGTCGTGTCACTTCCTCGCCCGTGGAAGTGGCACGGCTGA